Part of the Natrialbaceae archaeon AArc-T1-2 genome, TCGAGGGCTGGATCGAACGACTGGCGTACAAGCGTCGCCAGAGCATCGACCTCTTCGAGAAGGCTGCGATCGGAAAAAGAGAACCCCGTCGCGTGATGGAGGGCGATCCCGTCTTGAACCGGCTCGAAGAGCGCAAGGAGTTCTTCGAGTTCGCCGGCGGAGCCCTGCGAAACGACGCCGCGTTCGTGCTCGTGTTGAATCCCGACCAGCTCTCGCTCGAGGAGACCGCACGCACGATCGAGGAGATGGCCGACCGCGACCTCGACGTCCGGGGACTGGTCGCCAACAAACTCACTCCCGAGCCCGACTCCGGCGAGGACGGCCGCGGTATCCACTATCTCCGCGAGCGGGTCCGGACCGAACGGGACCGCCTCGAGCGGGTTCGCACGGAGTTCGAACCGCCGTTGCTCGCGACGATCGAGTCCCGCCCCGAGGAGATTCGCGGTGAGCTGCTCGCGGACGTTGCCGCCGACCTCGAGATCGAAACGGACGCGGAGTCGCCGACGTTCGTCTCGTCGTAACCGATACACCGCGATCACCGGAGCTCGGCTGTTCCCTGTCGATCGCAATTACTACCGCGGTACGCCGATGGCCCGCGATGACGAGAAGAGAGTTAGGATCGCACACATTCGCTCGGATGAATAAGTCGATCGTGAAAACAATCGCCAGTGGCTACCGAACTTTTATTGCTATATGCGTGCAAGTCAACCAGACGTCGATGGTGTTATGAGTTAACAATGACGGCAGTAATATGGATCGTACTTGCCGTGCTGGTGACGTTTTCCGTCGGGTACGTCGGGTACTCACGATACCTCACGCAGTTCGTCGAGCTCGACGCGGAGGCGGAGACTCCAGCACACAAGTACGAGGACGGCCAGGAGTACGTACCATCGAAGAAGCCGGTGTTACTCGGGCATCACTTCTCGAGCATTGCCGGCGGTGCGCCGATCATCGGTCCGATCACGGCCGGTGCGATCTGGGGCTGGGTTCCCGCACTGTTGTGGGTCGCGATCGGGAACCCGCTGATGGGCGCAGTTCACGACTTCGTCTCGCTGTCGGGCTCGCTGCGTCACGAGGGGAAGTCAATCGGATACATCATCGGTCAGTACGTGGGTGAACAGGGGAAGGACATGCTGCTTTGGTTTGCGTTTCTGACGATCATCCTGATCGTGGCGGTGTTCGCACTCGTCGTGGGTATCGTCTTCAACGCGTTCCCGCAGGTGACGACCGCCTCGTTCGTCTACATCGCACTCGCGTTCGTATTCGGCGTGTACCTCTATCAGCTGAACGGACCCTTTATCGTGGGGACGATCATCTTCGTCGCGGGCGTCTTCGCCGGCGTCTGGGTCGGGATCCAGTTCCCGTTCGCGCTGTTTCCTGCGGGTCCCGAGACGACCTATCCCGAGGGAACGATCGTGCTCGCAGACCTGCTCGGGCTCGGCGACGGAGCGTGGCTCCCCGGCACCGAGTTGCTCGTCGGGCTCGGCTACGCCAACACGGCTGCGTGGGTTCCGATCATCATGATCTACGGCGCGATCGCCAGTGCGCTTCCGGTATGGGTGCTGTTGCAACCGCGTGACTATCTGTCGTCGTTCCTGCTGTACACCGGCGTCGGTGGCGCGATCATCGCGATCATCGTCGGCACCCTTTTTGCTACCTCCACGGAGCCGCTCGTTATCGATCCGACAATCGGCGCATTCGAAGGCTTCTGGGGCACCGAGGCTGCCGGGCTCGTCCCGCTGTTTCCGATCCTGTTTCTGACGATCGCCTGCGGGACGATCAGCGGATTCCACTCGCTGGTTTCCTCGGGGACGACGGCGAAACAGCTGAACAAAGAGACCGACGCTCGACTCATCGGCTACGGCGGCATGCTCGGCGAGGGGCTGCTCGCGGCCGTTGCACTGTCGACGCTTGCGGTGTGGGGCTTTGCCGACCCCGCAGGTGGAATCGGTGCGGCCTTGCCGAACTTCGCTGACGGCGGTGGGATCATCCTGACGGCCCTCTTTATCCCCGAGGCGGTCGGCGCCGTCTTTATGGCGCTCGTGCTCGTGAGCTTCCTGCTCACGTCGATGGACACGGCCGTCCGACTCGGTCGGTACATGATGGAAGAAGTCGTCGGTACGCCGGCCGGCCGGACGGCGACCGGCTTCGAGGACATCGGCGGTGGCTTCCGCGAGACCCTCGGTTCGATCGGTCGGGGCCGGTACACCAACCCCGTCGTCCAGATCATTCCCGCCTACCTGCTCGTCGTCTCCGGCGAGTGGGTGACGCTGTGGGCGCTTTTCGGCGGTGCGAACCAGCTACTCGCCGCGCTCGCATTGCTCACTGCGACCGTCTGGCTCGCAAACTGGGACGAGTCCAAACAGCTCGTCAGCACCGGCGTCCCGATGGCTATCATGGTGGTCATCACCGTCCTGGGACTCGCCTGGCTCGCGTTCTACGAGAACCTCTACCAGAACATCGCCCTCGGCGGAGCCGAAACGACCGAGGCGCTGATCTCGTCGGTCGTACAGATCGTCCTCGCGATCGTGTTGATCGGCCTCGGGCTGGCGCTTGTCAAGAAAGGATACGAGGGGATCCGAACCGCACGCGGCGACCGGGACGTCGCCGAACCGGAACCCGGCGACGACTAGTGGCGTTCAAAGCCTGAACTGATGGGTGAAACCGAGTGCGGTTGACCGGTTTCACTCATCAGTCGACGCTTGGAACGGTACTAGTGGACCGTCCAGGAAGTTCTTACCCGATCCCGTACTCGCCGCTTGCGGTTTGCGTTCGACATACTCGCGGCGTTCACTCGTGCTCGAGCGTCTCTCGGTCATCGATAACTACCGATTCTCGCGCTGCTCGACCTTGTTCAGGGAGATGAAACCCATGGTACGAGTCACGGAAAATATCTGTCGTGGGTAATAGTGGGCAAGGCTTATTCAGTAGTAGAATCTAATTGGAAACATGACGAAAGTAGATGCGCGAGACCTCCAGACCAACGAGACTGACGACCGAGGCCGAATCTATCTTGGGACAGAGTATGCGAACAAGCGTGTAACGGTCGCTGTCGTCGAAGTAGAATCTGACCACCCAGACGAGGACGAACTGGCTGCTGCGTACCGCGAGGCTTCTGAGAGTGCGGAAGAACTTTCGGAAGAGTGGGACGACGCGTCGGACGAGGTGTGGAGCGGACTGGATAAATGAGCGAAGGGTCGAAAATCCGTCGTGGCGACGTCGTTATCGTTCGGCTTTACCCTGCTGAAGGGCACGAGATGAAGAAAACTCGCCCCGCAGTAGTCGTCCAGAACGACGTTGGGAACAAAAATGCCAGTACAACTATTGTCGCACCTGCGACGGGAACGTATCGAGGCTATCCGTTCGAGGTCCTCGTTGAAGCGGCGGAGTCACCGTTCGAGAAAGATTCCTCGGTCCGTCTCGACCAGATACGTGTCGTCTCCATCGAAAAACGGATTCACTCGGTGCTTGGAAGCCTCGACACAGAAACGATGGAGGCGGTGGACGAGGCGTTGAAACTGAGTCTCGGACTAGACTGACGTATGCGTTGCGATCAGTATAGGGCAAGCAATTGCCGGAACGGTGATCGAGCTCTCTGATAGCTGTCAAACTCTGCCTGCTGCATACAGAGCGTATAGTCAGCAAGACGGCGTCGTTTGTTTCATTCGGAAGCAAGTGAACCAACCGATGGTAGATCTGCTGACACAGCAGAATCTCCATCAAAATAGGAACTGGGGGTCCTTCCCGGGAAGGGGTTGGATATGCACAGTAAGACCTCTCAACGAGGTCCCGGGCTGTACGATTATTGTGTGTTAACCCTTACTATAGTTATGGATGCAACCCTTGACGACATCAAGTTCCTCGTCAGTTCGTCCCATCGCGTGGGGGTGCTTGACGCACTGACCAGAGGTCCGTGTGATCGGGACGAACTCCGTACCGCAACAGGAGCATCTTCTCCGACCATGGGCCGAATCCTCACCGACTTCCAGAACCGCCACTGGATCGAACGAGACGGGAGGACGTATCAGCTGACCTGGCTTGGTGATTTCGTGGCCGACCAGTTCGAGGAATTCACGGAGGCGATGGAGTATCAACGGCAACTCCGTGAGATCTGGTCCTGGCTACCACACGAAGTCGACGGATTCAGTATCGAGTTATTCACCGACGTGGTTGTCTCCCGGCCGGGGCCTGGATATCCCTACAAACCGATCGAGCGTCTCACGGAACTCATCACAGCGACCAGAACGATGCGTGGATTCGGCATGGCACTGCTCAAGTCGGGAAATCTGGAGCCGTTTTTCGACCACGTTCGAGCTGGCCTGAAGTGTGAATACATCTACCCACCCGTCGTTTTCGAGGAACTTGTCTCGTGGGACGAAGAAACAGTCTTGGAGACGACGACACGCGCCAACTACACCGTTATGCTGCATGATGACCTTCCGCTTGACGACCGGTGTGGTATTTGCCTCTTCGATGACCGGGTCAGCATCTGTTGTTATGATACGGACACAGGAACGTTGCAATCGCTCATCGATACCGGAAGCGACGAGGTACATACGTGGGCGGAGTCGTACTACGAACAGTTCCGTGATGAGGCCCGACCACTCGACGACGCAACTGAGCTACTCTCGATAGAATCGATCTGATAATCGACGTACTCCAACTCGGATTGTTCTCGAGAATGATGGTTTCACGGTGTGAAATATTTCACTGAGCATTTATACTTTCGTCCGCGGTGTACCCGTATTCGTGGTAAGATGTCATGAACGACCAAACACGTCAATCGGCCGGCTGGCAGGTCGAACAGAGTGCTTCCGAGGCCTACGAACAGTATCTCGTACAGGCGATTTTCGCGCCGTGGACGGATCGGCTGATCGAGGCCGGCGAGATACACGAGGGAGATCGAGTCCTGGACGTTGCCTGCGGGACTGGCATCGTGGCGCGTCGCGCCGCATCTTGGGTCGGTACGAGTGGATCCGTCGTCGGACTCGACATCAACGAAGGGATGCTCGCAGTGGCGGAGGAAACCGCTGCCGAGATCCAGCCGTCGATCGAGTGGCGACAGGGCGACGCGACCGACCTCCCGTTCTCCAACGAAGAGTTCGACGTCGTCTGCTGTCAACAAGCCCTCCAGTTCTTCGACGATCCTGGCGCGGCAGTCGGGGAGATACGGCGAGTTCTCTCACCGGGCGGGCGTGTAGCAATGAGCGTTTGGCGACCGCTCGACTATCAGCCTGCGTACGTGGTGCTAGCCGACGCCTTAAAGCGACACATCGGTGACGAGGCTGGAGCAATGATGCGCTCTCCGTTTCCCGACTGGGACATGGGTTACTTGCGAACACTCACTGGCGACGCAGGGTTCGACGACGCTTCAGTCACCATCGAAATCGGTTCAGTGCGGTATCCGTCGGTCGCGGAGTTCATTCGCCGAGAGGCGGCTAGCTCGCCGTTAGCCGAACCAATCGCTGCTGTTGAGCAAGCGGTGCGAAACGAACTCGTCCGGGACGTTGAGAATGCATTAGACGCGTACGTTGACGACGAAGGAATTATCTCCCCAATGGAATCATACGTCGTCATCGTGGATAGATAGCAGTAGCGGACGACTTCTCTCCTTTCGAGATATGCGCCCTACATCTTGCACGGCGCTTAGAACATCTATCAGAATGGCCAGAATCGCTGGCGGTCAATACGCACGTGTAATGTCCACCAGTTCCAATGTACTCACTCGGCCTGAACCAACTGGACAGCAACCGGAAGATTTCTGTTCGTTGACCGGGCAGCACACGCACTCAGAGGCCCGCTGAGTGCTATCTACTATCCCTTTGCTCCACCTTGTTCAGGTCTCAGACTGATGTTACAGATCCTGTCTACTTTGCCTAATTCTGGCACATCTACTCAGTCGTCGTCAGCGGTATACGCGCCTCCGCGACGTTTGATTCGAGCAACGACCATTCGGTATTCGTCTTTGTGAAAAGTGACCGCAAGACGGAATTCACGATACGCACTTTACTTGTGTGTTACTGTAGATGTTTCGGCGTCCGAACGCAGACGTTAGTGGTGAGGAGAAACAGTAGTAGATACGTGAAATTAGCTGAATGCAGGCGCTAAGCCCCGCCCTCAACGAGCAGCGCAGTCCGCGTAAGCGGATAAGCAGCGCAGTAGGGCGGGGATACAGCGCCGTCTTCTCCTGTTCTTGCACGTTCCGGTGACTGTCTCACAGGCCCACGCAAGCATTTTGGTCGTGTCCCAAACTCGTCTAGAGTCGTAACTGACTCCTGTGGAAACAGGGTCACCTCTGGTACCTACCCCGAAGTGACCCATGCACGCCACAATCGACGCGCAAGTCACGGTTAGCATCGACTTAGACAAAACGCTACCGCTTGCCACTCTCGCTGAATCTCTCACAGAGCTTCACCTCGAGGCGACGATCCTCGAGGAGCTTGTCAAAAGCCTCGACGAGCGCCTCGTCGAGGCGTACTGTGGGGAGAAACACGCGCGCGGAAACGGCGATCGCCGTTTCCAGCGCGCCGGAACCACAACACGAACAGCTGTGACAACCGCAGGAGAGCACGAATTTTCCCTTCATCACGTCAAAGACACCGCTGCCACCGGTGACGATCCTACCTACTTCCGCCCTCTCGAAGATCTCATCAAATTCGACGGGCAGCGCATCTATCAAGAGGATATTTCGCTCCAGAGTACCGAACTCGCTACGTCGCTCAGCTTTCGTGATGCCGTTGCCCACGGCGACGGCTTCACTCCGATGCCTTCGAGAACCACGATCAACCGCCGAGTCCGTGAGTACGGCAGCAAACTCGGTGACTTCGTTCGTGATCGGCTTCCTGGGACGAATGCAGACACTGTCGTTCCTGACGGAACGAAGTGTCATAGCCAGGACGATCACTGCACGTACCACGACGTCAACGTCACTCTCGGACAGATCACCGAAGACAACGCGGAAACCACGCTCTTAGACGTCAATGTCAACGAACCGTGGGACGATACAGCAGAAGATCTCGAAGAGAACGAGGCGATCACTGACGACGCGACGGTCGTCAGTGACGCCGAGGAATCCCTCGTCGACGCCTTCGAGACCAGCTATCGATCTCATCAGCTCGATCTCGTTCATGTCGGTCGAACGCTTGGATACAAGCTGTGGAAGGACGGTACCTTTTCGCTCGAAACGCGGAAAGCGATCGCCTCAGACGTCACAAACGACTTGTTCCATCTGAAAAACTCGGTTGCGCTCCATGCATCGAGGAATGAGCGTTTGGCGATCCGCGAGCGGATCGACCAAACGCTCGAGAACCTCACGAAGGAGGCGTGGCGCTTAGAGCAACAGGACTCTCCAAAAGCAGCGGCGTACCTCCGAAAATGGGCACAAGCAACCGTCACATTCGCCGAACTCGCACTCGAGGGACAAGAGGTTCTGTGGACATCGAACGTGGTTGAACGAGCCATGGGCGAAATCTCGAAGCGGTGTAAAAACCAGTGGATGAGATGGACAGAGTCCGGCTTAGAATCGCTCCTCTGGCTCAATCTCGTGAGATATGCCGATTCCGAGCAGTTCGCGGCGTTCGCCGACGAACTGCTCGAGCGTTCAGCCAAAACAGCCATGACATTGGAGGTGTCAGTTGACGCTACCAGAGGCGAACTCTAGACGAGTTTGTGACGGGACCAGCATTTTACCGGAAAACGCCCAACCAGAGTGTAAGATGGGCGTTCCGACCTGTGGACTTCGACTCGCTCGCCGTTCCACGTTGAACGGCTCGCTCCTTGCGAAGTTCCCAGTCACGGACAGCGTTAGAACGCGACAAGAAGCGTGCGCTGTCCCACGGAACTACCCCGTCGAGACACTAGGAGTGGGACACTCCGAAGGTACGCCTGTGGAGACTGCGCTCCCTACGGGAACCACCTCGGTTCCTGCAAAGCGCGTCTTGGAAGCAGGAAGCCCCACCCTCAGCGAGCGCGTCAGCGCGAGCAGGGTGGGGTAGTTCACTACCGGTTCTCCCGCTGCTCGACCTTGTTCAGATAGACAATATCCAATGTGCGAACAGATGGAACACTGGTGACTGTACCATCGAATCCCTACTGGTGGTAAGATTCTTTTCCTATGGCACCATAGTCACATCTATGTCAGCAGAAACGGACGGGCAGGGGAGGTTGTACATCCCCAAAGACGTACGAGAAAAATACGGAGAGAAGTACCACATCGTCACGTATGAGGACAGAATTGAACTCGTTCCGGTTGCAGACGACCCGCTCGCTGCAGTCCGCGAAGCGGCAGGCGAGTTACGTGACGCATCCGTTGACGATATTCGCGCGGACATCGAAGCAGAAGCGAAAACAGAGGCCCGCGAGAAAGGGGACGATAGATGACGGTCTACGTCGAAACCGACTTTTTACTCGCGCTCGCTAAAGACTCAGACTGGTTGCAGCAATCAGCAGCAGAAGCACTCGACGAGTACGACGTAGAAACGTCGGCCTTCTCCTATCTCGAACTCCTTCTCGCCCGAGAACGGTACGAGTTTGATTACGTCCCACTCGTGGCAAATCTGCTCGAACTTGTCCCTGTCCGGGACGAGGAAGAACGACAAATCGTTCTGAAGGCCGTCAACTACTACGACGAGGGAATGACGGCGTTCGATGCGTTCCACGCCGCGACTGCAG contains:
- a CDS encoding ArsA family ATPase; its protein translation is MEPFVFFGGKGGVGKTTVSCAYARKCADAGLETLVVSTDPAHSVSDVFDQSFGDVPEPVGGIAGLSALEIDPDAEVTAHLEEIRSQLSEQVSAAMVNEINRQLEMAHQTPGAYEAALFDRFVDVMRNADAYDRVVFDTAPTGATLRLLGLPSFLEGWIERLAYKRRQSIDLFEKAAIGKREPRRVMEGDPVLNRLEERKEFFEFAGGALRNDAAFVLVLNPDQLSLEETARTIEEMADRDLDVRGLVANKLTPEPDSGEDGRGIHYLRERVRTERDRLERVRTEFEPPLLATIESRPEEIRGELLADVAADLEIETDAESPTFVSS
- a CDS encoding carbon starvation CstA family protein codes for the protein MTAVIWIVLAVLVTFSVGYVGYSRYLTQFVELDAEAETPAHKYEDGQEYVPSKKPVLLGHHFSSIAGGAPIIGPITAGAIWGWVPALLWVAIGNPLMGAVHDFVSLSGSLRHEGKSIGYIIGQYVGEQGKDMLLWFAFLTIILIVAVFALVVGIVFNAFPQVTTASFVYIALAFVFGVYLYQLNGPFIVGTIIFVAGVFAGVWVGIQFPFALFPAGPETTYPEGTIVLADLLGLGDGAWLPGTELLVGLGYANTAAWVPIIMIYGAIASALPVWVLLQPRDYLSSFLLYTGVGGAIIAIIVGTLFATSTEPLVIDPTIGAFEGFWGTEAAGLVPLFPILFLTIACGTISGFHSLVSSGTTAKQLNKETDARLIGYGGMLGEGLLAAVALSTLAVWGFADPAGGIGAALPNFADGGGIILTALFIPEAVGAVFMALVLVSFLLTSMDTAVRLGRYMMEEVVGTPAGRTATGFEDIGGGFRETLGSIGRGRYTNPVVQIIPAYLLVVSGEWVTLWALFGGANQLLAALALLTATVWLANWDESKQLVSTGVPMAIMVVITVLGLAWLAFYENLYQNIALGGAETTEALISSVVQIVLAIVLIGLGLALVKKGYEGIRTARGDRDVAEPEPGDD
- a CDS encoding type II toxin-antitoxin system PemK/MazF family toxin, whose protein sequence is MSEGSKIRRGDVVIVRLYPAEGHEMKKTRPAVVVQNDVGNKNASTTIVAPATGTYRGYPFEVLVEAAESPFEKDSSVRLDQIRVVSIEKRIHSVLGSLDTETMEAVDEALKLSLGLD
- a CDS encoding helix-turn-helix transcriptional regulator codes for the protein MDATLDDIKFLVSSSHRVGVLDALTRGPCDRDELRTATGASSPTMGRILTDFQNRHWIERDGRTYQLTWLGDFVADQFEEFTEAMEYQRQLREIWSWLPHEVDGFSIELFTDVVVSRPGPGYPYKPIERLTELITATRTMRGFGMALLKSGNLEPFFDHVRAGLKCEYIYPPVVFEELVSWDEETVLETTTRANYTVMLHDDLPLDDRCGICLFDDRVSICCYDTDTGTLQSLIDTGSDEVHTWAESYYEQFRDEARPLDDATELLSIESI
- a CDS encoding class I SAM-dependent methyltransferase produces the protein MNDQTRQSAGWQVEQSASEAYEQYLVQAIFAPWTDRLIEAGEIHEGDRVLDVACGTGIVARRAASWVGTSGSVVGLDINEGMLAVAEETAAEIQPSIEWRQGDATDLPFSNEEFDVVCCQQALQFFDDPGAAVGEIRRVLSPGGRVAMSVWRPLDYQPAYVVLADALKRHIGDEAGAMMRSPFPDWDMGYLRTLTGDAGFDDASVTIEIGSVRYPSVAEFIRREAASSPLAEPIAAVEQAVRNELVRDVENALDAYVDDEGIISPMESYVVIVDR
- a CDS encoding ISH6 family transposase — its product is MHATIDAQVTVSIDLDKTLPLATLAESLTELHLEATILEELVKSLDERLVEAYCGEKHARGNGDRRFQRAGTTTRTAVTTAGEHEFSLHHVKDTAATGDDPTYFRPLEDLIKFDGQRIYQEDISLQSTELATSLSFRDAVAHGDGFTPMPSRTTINRRVREYGSKLGDFVRDRLPGTNADTVVPDGTKCHSQDDHCTYHDVNVTLGQITEDNAETTLLDVNVNEPWDDTAEDLEENEAITDDATVVSDAEESLVDAFETSYRSHQLDLVHVGRTLGYKLWKDGTFSLETRKAIASDVTNDLFHLKNSVALHASRNERLAIRERIDQTLENLTKEAWRLEQQDSPKAAAYLRKWAQATVTFAELALEGQEVLWTSNVVERAMGEISKRCKNQWMRWTESGLESLLWLNLVRYADSEQFAAFADELLERSAKTAMTLEVSVDATRGEL
- a CDS encoding AbrB/MazE/SpoVT family DNA-binding domain-containing protein; this encodes MSAETDGQGRLYIPKDVREKYGEKYHIVTYEDRIELVPVADDPLAAVREAAGELRDASVDDIRADIEAEAKTEAREKGDDR
- a CDS encoding PIN domain-containing protein; this translates as MTVYVETDFLLALAKDSDWLQQSAAEALDEYDVETSAFSYLELLLARERYEFDYVPLVANLLELVPVRDEEERQIVLKAVNYYDEGMTAFDAFHAATAETRTQNVLSSEKDYEDIEVERVPLEPADE